Proteins found in one Streptomyces sp. PCS3-D2 genomic segment:
- a CDS encoding phosphopantetheine-binding protein, giving the protein MIAEQIHAIWSRELKLAEFSDTDDFFDLGGHSLIMTQIQVAILTELGIEIPMDQLFRKSTVQQISEHIEAARSAA; this is encoded by the coding sequence ATGATCGCCGAGCAGATCCACGCCATCTGGAGCCGCGAGCTCAAGCTGGCAGAATTCTCCGACACCGACGACTTCTTCGACCTGGGCGGCCACTCGCTGATCATGACCCAGATCCAGGTCGCGATCCTCACCGAGCTCGGCATCGAGATCCCGATGGACCAGCTGTTCCGCAAGTCCACGGTCCAGCAAATCTCCGAGCACATCGAGGCCGCCCGCTCGGCCGCCTGA
- a CDS encoding amino acid adenylation domain-containing protein produces the protein MSLKGRQLPLPDDLLVHRVFEAHVRRAPDQTALTCGDERVTYAELNERANRFAHHLIGLGAGRGSVVGVCLDRTPDLLTAILGILKAGAAYVPLDPTYPAERLRLMVSQLDVLKFNVASAETRELIADAPGELLAIDELRTELVLQPTTDPVVDLASDDLCYVVFTSGSTGRPKATAVRHDGWYNLLEWLRVAYGLGSHSSGLTVSSFGFDISQRGLMAPLFCGAALHLLPSRVFDTGMAYRLIAAHGVRQLHCAPSTLYVLIDYERALGGDALTKVGHVFIGGEPLNVARIEEWATQPDNTCALLHQYGVAECTDVATSHLLADYPRYKGTATPVGEPVYNTEIHLLDEDLAEVQDGETGEICISGRSVSAGYLGASPADSARFTSIETPGGPLRIYRTGDRGYLTPDGELVIVGRSDAQVKIRGMRMDLGDVEHGVRGHGLVQDAVVLALPDGRGELGLVGFVVPVAGAVLEPRALSQDLLRTLPRNMVPQVFTVLDAFPLNPNGKTDRRALATLARP, from the coding sequence ATGTCCCTCAAGGGCCGACAGCTGCCCCTGCCGGATGATCTCCTCGTCCACCGCGTCTTCGAGGCCCACGTTCGCCGCGCCCCCGACCAGACGGCACTGACCTGCGGCGACGAGCGCGTCACGTACGCCGAGCTGAACGAGCGGGCCAACCGGTTCGCCCACCACCTCATCGGCCTCGGAGCCGGCCGCGGCTCGGTCGTCGGCGTCTGCCTCGACCGGACCCCCGACCTGCTCACCGCCATCCTCGGCATCCTCAAGGCGGGGGCCGCCTACGTGCCGCTGGACCCGACCTACCCGGCGGAACGCCTGCGCCTGATGGTCTCCCAGCTCGACGTCCTCAAGTTCAACGTGGCCTCCGCGGAGACCCGCGAGCTCATCGCCGATGCCCCGGGCGAACTGCTCGCCATCGACGAACTGCGTACGGAACTCGTCCTCCAGCCGACCACCGACCCGGTGGTGGACCTTGCCTCCGACGACCTGTGCTACGTGGTGTTCACGTCCGGGTCGACCGGCAGGCCCAAGGCCACCGCGGTCCGCCACGACGGCTGGTACAACCTGCTCGAATGGCTGCGCGTCGCGTACGGACTGGGCTCGCACTCCAGCGGCCTGACCGTCAGCTCCTTCGGCTTCGACATCAGCCAGCGTGGCCTGATGGCACCGCTGTTCTGCGGCGCGGCCCTGCACCTGCTGCCCAGCCGGGTCTTCGACACCGGCATGGCCTACCGGCTCATCGCCGCCCACGGCGTGCGCCAGCTGCACTGCGCGCCCAGCACCCTGTACGTCCTCATCGACTACGAGCGGGCGCTCGGCGGGGACGCGCTCACCAAGGTCGGCCACGTGTTCATCGGCGGCGAGCCACTCAATGTGGCCCGTATCGAGGAGTGGGCCACCCAGCCAGACAACACCTGTGCCCTCCTGCACCAGTACGGCGTGGCCGAGTGCACCGACGTCGCCACCTCGCACCTCCTGGCCGATTACCCGCGCTACAAGGGCACGGCAACCCCGGTCGGTGAGCCCGTGTACAACACGGAGATCCACCTGCTGGACGAGGACCTGGCAGAGGTACAGGACGGCGAGACCGGGGAGATCTGCATCTCCGGCCGCAGCGTCAGCGCCGGATACCTGGGCGCCTCGCCCGCCGACTCCGCCCGCTTCACCTCGATCGAGACCCCCGGCGGTCCCCTGCGGATCTACCGGACCGGCGACCGCGGCTACCTCACCCCGGACGGGGAACTGGTGATCGTCGGCCGGTCCGACGCCCAGGTCAAGATCCGCGGCATGCGCATGGACCTCGGCGACGTGGAGCACGGTGTCCGGGGCCACGGCCTCGTCCAGGACGCGGTCGTCCTAGCCCTGCCCGACGGCAGAGGCGAACTGGGTCTCGTCGGCTTCGTGGTGCCGGTCGCCGGCGCCGTGCTCGAACCGCGAGCCCTGTCCCAGGACCTGCTGCGGACCCTGCCGCGAAACATGGTCCCGCAGGTGTTCACGGTCCTCGACGCCTTCCCCCTGAACCCCAACGGCAAGACCGACCGCCGGGCCCTCGCGACCCTGGCGCGTCCCTGA
- a CDS encoding thioesterase II family protein, whose protein sequence is MSGSGRWLRRHPVDGPVRSRLVCLPHAGGTAGSFASWAALLPGGTELIAVQYPGRQDRIAEQPIEEMGQMADRLAEALRPLLDVPVHLFGHSMGTGLSYEVARRLEDTDGFVMSHVFVSARPAPHRIDGEHRHRLDDAELVAAMRSLGGPDAAVYDHAGLLPIILPPLRADLALLDRYRPEALTPLSAPITVLGGADDHTCSVEELRSWSEATTAPTRVETFPGGHHYLRECETDIVRLVSAELTAADSRR, encoded by the coding sequence GTGAGCGGCTCCGGCCGCTGGCTGCGCCGGCACCCCGTCGATGGCCCGGTGCGCAGCCGGCTCGTCTGCCTGCCCCATGCCGGCGGCACCGCGGGCTCCTTCGCCTCATGGGCCGCACTGCTCCCCGGCGGAACCGAGCTGATCGCCGTCCAGTACCCGGGCCGGCAGGACCGGATCGCCGAACAGCCCATCGAGGAGATGGGGCAGATGGCCGACCGGCTGGCCGAGGCACTGCGCCCGCTCCTAGACGTTCCGGTCCACCTCTTCGGCCACAGCATGGGCACCGGCCTGTCCTACGAGGTCGCCCGCCGCCTGGAGGACACGGACGGCTTCGTCATGAGCCACGTGTTCGTCTCCGCGAGGCCGGCCCCGCACCGGATCGACGGCGAGCACCGGCACCGCCTCGACGACGCGGAACTCGTCGCCGCGATGCGGAGCCTGGGCGGGCCCGACGCCGCGGTCTACGACCACGCGGGCCTGCTGCCGATCATCCTCCCGCCGCTGCGTGCGGACCTCGCCCTCCTAGACCGCTACCGGCCGGAGGCCCTCACTCCGCTGAGCGCGCCTATCACGGTGCTCGGCGGGGCGGACGACCACACCTGCTCGGTCGAGGAACTCCGGTCCTGGTCCGAGGCCACCACAGCACCCACCCGGGTGGAGACATTCCCAGGCGGACACCACTATCTCCGGGAATGCGAGACGGATATCGTCCGCCTCGTCTCCGCCGAACTGACGGCCGCGGATTCCCGGCGATAG
- a CDS encoding aminotransferase class I/II-fold pyridoxal phosphate-dependent enzyme — MEDIAAAGQDADDGAWLNLSPGNPSHIPKVVAAWQEMTRAAVEERFVEASTSYGPSRGTTGLVDAVVDYFNLTYGWSIGPENVVVGPGSQMLSFVATTLFTGPSSDGPVRPLVLPRLPDYTGYQGLGLDPGGIIGIEPLIVEEGRHAFRYAVNLDALARQRDIGLMLLSNPANPTGSSIETAELKFLISIAEQHDAPLVIDHAYGEPFPGVVQTRVAPVLHPQVINLFTLSKAGLPGERIAFAIGPAELIDPMVSFIANSALHTPQLFQTVAEEMLATRRIDVLTTQHIKPYYRAKRTMAETLLAEALPDDLNWRLHTSDGGMFCWLSFDHDWFDDLEVYELLKRKKMFVVPGRHFFVQPLDTPFLRTHGRSCIRLSLSPDEWDIAEGINRLAETLLELRDARSAR, encoded by the coding sequence ATGGAGGACATCGCTGCAGCCGGTCAGGACGCAGACGACGGCGCATGGCTGAACCTCAGTCCCGGCAACCCCTCCCACATCCCCAAAGTCGTCGCGGCCTGGCAGGAGATGACCCGCGCGGCGGTCGAGGAACGGTTCGTGGAGGCCAGCACCAGCTACGGACCCTCCCGGGGAACCACCGGACTGGTCGACGCCGTCGTCGACTACTTCAACCTCACCTACGGGTGGTCCATCGGCCCGGAGAACGTCGTCGTCGGCCCCGGCAGCCAGATGCTGTCCTTCGTCGCGACCACGCTCTTCACCGGCCCGTCCTCGGACGGCCCCGTTCGTCCCCTGGTCCTACCGCGGCTTCCCGACTACACCGGCTACCAGGGACTCGGCCTCGACCCCGGCGGGATCATCGGCATCGAGCCCCTGATCGTAGAAGAAGGCAGACACGCCTTCCGGTACGCCGTCAACCTTGACGCCCTCGCCCGGCAGCGCGACATCGGCCTCATGCTGCTGTCCAACCCGGCCAACCCCACCGGCAGCAGCATCGAGACAGCCGAACTCAAGTTCCTCATCTCCATCGCCGAACAGCACGACGCCCCGCTGGTCATCGACCACGCGTACGGAGAACCATTCCCCGGCGTGGTGCAGACCCGCGTCGCACCCGTACTCCACCCCCAGGTGATCAACCTCTTCACGCTGTCCAAAGCCGGACTCCCCGGCGAGCGCATAGCATTCGCGATCGGCCCCGCCGAGCTCATCGACCCGATGGTGTCCTTCATCGCCAACTCGGCACTGCACACCCCGCAGCTCTTCCAGACGGTCGCCGAGGAGATGCTCGCCACGCGCCGCATCGACGTGCTGACCACCCAGCACATCAAGCCGTACTACAGGGCCAAACGGACCATGGCGGAAACCCTCCTCGCGGAGGCCCTCCCCGACGACCTGAACTGGCGCCTGCACACCAGCGACGGGGGCATGTTCTGCTGGCTGTCCTTCGACCACGACTGGTTCGACGACCTCGAAGTGTACGAACTGCTCAAGCGCAAGAAGATGTTCGTGGTCCCCGGCCGCCACTTCTTCGTACAGCCCCTCGACACGCCCTTCCTGCGCACCCACGGCCGCAGCTGCATCCGCCTCAGCCTCAGCCCCGACGAGTGGGACATCGCCGAGGGCATCAACCGGCTCGCCGAGACTCTCCTGGAACTGCGCGACGCGCGGAGCGCTCGGTGA
- a CDS encoding chlorinating enzyme, protein MTTEIDQQRPTPAAQIANNAVIPDDIKADIKQFGIDGFTGPIKLYEPEEAAALIREIRINNQDSSKALYQNSVNYDRHFDIPELSRHVTHPTIIKYLTAILGPDVLNWRTEWFPKFPGAKATEWHQVRDYSYANGKPQLLPTESEWNAFIDITVWTTFTPATRDRACMKFVKGSQREWIFDEHKATEAGRGADYDVAHANTGFFGYDFADFKIDPKWEPRSEDVVEMEMQPGEAVIFTASCVHGSTPNLTERETRFAIASRYVPTHVRVYPGQDSFSAHGATFDLADYGSVLVAGENRYDHNRIRTENNHGTPFGWTQS, encoded by the coding sequence ATGACCACCGAGATCGACCAGCAGCGCCCCACTCCCGCCGCGCAGATCGCGAACAACGCGGTCATCCCCGATGACATCAAGGCCGACATCAAGCAGTTCGGCATCGACGGCTTCACCGGCCCGATCAAGCTGTACGAGCCCGAGGAGGCCGCGGCCCTGATCCGGGAGATCCGGATCAACAACCAGGACTCCTCGAAGGCGCTCTACCAGAACAGCGTCAACTACGACCGGCACTTCGACATCCCTGAGCTCAGCCGGCACGTCACCCACCCGACAATCATCAAGTACCTCACGGCGATCCTTGGCCCCGACGTCCTGAACTGGCGCACCGAGTGGTTCCCCAAGTTCCCGGGAGCCAAGGCGACCGAGTGGCACCAGGTCCGCGACTACAGCTACGCCAACGGCAAGCCGCAGCTCCTGCCGACCGAGTCGGAGTGGAACGCCTTCATCGACATCACCGTCTGGACGACCTTCACCCCGGCCACCCGGGACCGGGCGTGCATGAAGTTCGTCAAGGGCTCGCAGCGCGAGTGGATCTTCGACGAGCACAAGGCGACCGAGGCCGGCCGCGGCGCCGACTACGACGTGGCCCACGCCAACACCGGCTTCTTCGGCTATGACTTCGCCGACTTCAAGATCGACCCGAAGTGGGAGCCCCGCTCCGAGGATGTCGTCGAGATGGAGATGCAGCCCGGCGAGGCGGTCATCTTCACGGCCTCCTGCGTGCACGGCTCCACCCCGAACCTGACCGAGCGCGAGACTCGCTTCGCGATCGCCAGCCGCTACGTACCCACCCACGTCCGCGTCTACCCCGGCCAGGACTCCTTCAGCGCCCACGGCGCCACGTTCGACCTCGCCGACTACGGCAGCGTCCTCGTGGCGGGCGAGAACCGCTACGACCACAACCGCATCCGCACCGAGAACAACCACGGGACGCCGTTCGGCTGGACCCAGAGCTGA
- the istB gene encoding IS21-like element helper ATPase IstB encodes MSVLDTALRESLKTLRLSGMLETLDARLAQAHGGELGHLDFLQVLCQDEITRRETVAFQRRLQRAKFEQQVTLEEFDFTASSKLPAAQIRDLAALRWLHAGESVILFGPVGVGKTHVAQALGHLSVRQGANVRFAKTSRILAELAGGHADRTWDKRMRELIRPDVLILDDFAMRQLTAAQADDLYELVSERQGRSLIITSNRAPSDWYPLFPNPVVAESLLDRLINTSHQVIMNGPSYRPNKRPRNPADKPDKPSAN; translated from the coding sequence ATGAGCGTGCTGGACACCGCCCTGCGCGAGTCGCTCAAGACGCTTCGGCTGTCGGGGATGCTTGAGACCCTGGACGCCCGGCTGGCCCAGGCCCACGGCGGCGAGCTCGGACACCTGGACTTCCTTCAGGTCCTCTGCCAGGACGAGATCACCCGCCGCGAGACCGTGGCCTTCCAACGACGGCTCCAACGCGCGAAGTTCGAGCAGCAGGTGACCCTGGAGGAGTTCGACTTCACCGCCTCCTCCAAGCTGCCCGCGGCCCAGATCCGGGACCTGGCCGCACTGCGCTGGCTCCACGCCGGAGAGTCGGTGATCTTGTTCGGGCCCGTCGGCGTCGGCAAAACACACGTCGCCCAGGCCCTCGGCCATCTCTCCGTCCGGCAGGGCGCGAACGTCCGGTTCGCCAAGACCAGCCGGATCCTGGCCGAGCTGGCCGGCGGCCACGCGGACCGCACCTGGGACAAGCGCATGCGCGAGCTCATCCGCCCCGACGTCCTGATCCTCGACGACTTCGCCATGCGCCAACTGACTGCGGCCCAGGCCGACGACCTCTACGAACTCGTCTCCGAGCGGCAGGGACGCTCCCTGATCATCACCAGCAACCGGGCACCCAGCGACTGGTATCCCCTCTTCCCCAACCCCGTCGTCGCCGAGTCCCTGCTCGACCGCCTGATCAACACCAGCCACCAAGTCATCATGAACGGCCCCAGCTACCGCCCGAACAAGCGCCCAAGGAACCCCGCCGACAAGCCCGATAAGCCCTCAGCCAACTGA
- a CDS encoding cupin domain-containing protein, translated as MTSKPVNIKATLDSFSDLWSPRIVAQFNDYDVRVAKFHGEYIWHAHHDTDELFIVMSGRLVIHLREADAERSVTLDQGDTYVVPLGTEHKPVADEEAHILMVEPTGTLTVGDTHEEVPDYVDATTGHRVI; from the coding sequence ATGACGAGTAAGCCAGTGAACATCAAGGCAACGCTTGATTCGTTCAGCGACCTGTGGAGTCCGCGTATCGTCGCCCAATTCAACGACTACGACGTACGCGTGGCGAAATTTCATGGCGAATATATCTGGCACGCACACCACGACACGGACGAATTGTTCATCGTGATGTCCGGCCGGCTGGTCATCCATCTGCGCGAGGCGGATGCCGAGCGGTCCGTCACCCTCGATCAGGGCGACACGTACGTGGTCCCGCTGGGCACCGAGCACAAACCGGTGGCCGACGAGGAGGCGCACATCCTCATGGTCGAGCCCACCGGGACGCTCACCGTCGGGGACACCCACGAAGAGGTCCCCGACTATGTCGACGCCACGACCGGGCACCGCGTGATCTGA
- a CDS encoding 3-isopropylmalate dehydrogenase — MIPGDGIGQEVVAQGLKVLTAVLPQDVKLETKQYDLGAQRWHRTGETLPDAELEALARHDAILLGAIGDPSVPSGVLERGLLLKLRFAFDHFINLRPSKLFPNTATPLAGRPDIDFVVVREGTEGPYTGNGGSLRTGTPAEVATEVSVNTAYGVERVVRDAYERANARPRKKLTLVHKNNVLVYAGHLWKNIFDKVGREYPEVTTDYLHVDAATIFFVTQPERFDVIVTDNLFGDILTDLAAAVTGGIGLAASGNINPTGAFPSMFEPVHGSAPDIAGTGKADPTATILSVALLLRHLGYEDEAVRIEDAVSADLTERDGTFRSTDAIGDALAARAAG, encoded by the coding sequence GTGATCCCCGGTGATGGCATCGGCCAGGAAGTCGTGGCTCAGGGACTCAAGGTCCTTACCGCGGTCCTGCCCCAGGATGTGAAGCTGGAGACCAAGCAATACGATCTCGGCGCCCAGCGCTGGCACCGCACCGGCGAGACCCTCCCGGACGCGGAACTCGAAGCCCTGGCGCGCCACGACGCGATCCTGCTGGGCGCCATCGGCGACCCCTCGGTCCCGTCCGGCGTGCTGGAGCGCGGCCTGCTGCTGAAGCTGCGCTTCGCGTTCGACCACTTCATCAACCTGCGGCCGTCGAAGCTGTTCCCCAACACCGCCACCCCCCTGGCGGGCCGCCCGGACATCGACTTCGTCGTCGTCCGCGAGGGCACCGAGGGTCCGTACACCGGCAACGGCGGCAGCCTGCGCACCGGCACCCCCGCCGAGGTGGCCACCGAGGTCAGCGTCAACACCGCGTACGGTGTCGAGCGCGTCGTCCGCGACGCCTACGAGCGGGCCAATGCCCGCCCCCGCAAGAAGCTGACGCTCGTTCACAAGAACAACGTCCTCGTGTACGCGGGCCACCTGTGGAAGAACATCTTCGACAAGGTCGGCCGGGAGTACCCCGAGGTCACCACCGACTACCTGCACGTGGACGCCGCGACGATCTTCTTCGTCACGCAGCCGGAGCGCTTCGACGTCATCGTCACGGACAACCTCTTCGGTGACATCCTCACCGACCTGGCCGCGGCCGTCACGGGCGGAATCGGCCTGGCCGCCTCCGGGAACATCAATCCGACCGGCGCCTTCCCGTCCATGTTCGAGCCCGTCCACGGCTCGGCCCCGGACATCGCCGGCACCGGGAAGGCGGACCCGACCGCGACGATCCTCTCGGTCGCCCTCCTGCTGCGCCACCTCGGCTACGAGGACGAGGCCGTCCGCATCGAGGACGCGGTCTCCGCCGACCTCACCGAACGAGACGGAACCTTCCGCTCCACCGACGCGATCGGCGACGCCCTCGCCGCGCGCGCAGCCGGCTGA
- the istA gene encoding IS21 family transposase, with translation MVDVVEIYVHWYAGRSKNQLAASLGVDRKTVRKYLAPAEEAGLAPGGPPMSEADWAKLLKVWFPDLASRRLNQVTWAEIEPHREYVKGLLETTTVTTIHQRLRDEGKLTVSLSTFRRWVTENLPDESARSRVTVLRDDVEPGSEAQIDYGFLGQWINPATGKRHRIWAFVMVLPSSRHMFVRPVVHMDQHAWTQAHVEAFRFFGGVPRRLVPDNLRTAVDRPDLYDPKINKSYAELATYYSTLVDPARAAKPKDKPRVERPMPYVRDSFWSGRQFTSVEQMQAEAVTWASGTAGRRQCRPLGGASPLAVFEAVESAALLPLPDKPFVLARWSTATVGPDIHIKVGRTLYSVPWKLIGRKVDVRSTTTMVQVFHDGDLVKTHAALDQGKRTDSGDYPPEKIAFQMKTPMWCRSQASEVGDACREVIDLLLEVNALYRLRAAQGILGLRKKYGDQRLEAACTKAITVGDPSYRTIKGILIAGTETDPEPETGDAGAAAFLHGPEGLFAASIPSQISDELHDDPGHDDAGDAEEAAR, from the coding sequence GTGGTCGATGTCGTCGAGATCTACGTCCACTGGTATGCGGGCCGGTCGAAGAACCAGCTCGCGGCCTCGTTGGGGGTGGACCGAAAGACGGTCAGGAAGTATCTGGCGCCGGCGGAGGAGGCCGGGCTCGCCCCGGGTGGGCCGCCGATGAGCGAGGCGGACTGGGCCAAGCTGCTGAAGGTCTGGTTCCCGGACCTGGCGAGCCGCCGGTTGAACCAGGTGACATGGGCGGAGATCGAACCGCACCGCGAGTACGTCAAGGGCCTGCTGGAGACCACCACAGTCACCACGATCCACCAGCGCCTGCGGGACGAGGGGAAGTTGACGGTGTCGCTTTCGACGTTCCGCCGGTGGGTGACCGAGAACCTGCCCGATGAGTCGGCCCGGTCTCGGGTGACGGTGCTGCGGGACGACGTGGAGCCGGGCTCAGAGGCCCAGATCGACTACGGCTTCCTCGGCCAGTGGATCAACCCGGCCACCGGGAAGCGGCACCGGATCTGGGCATTCGTGATGGTGCTGCCCAGCTCACGGCACATGTTCGTGCGACCGGTCGTCCACATGGACCAGCACGCCTGGACCCAGGCCCACGTCGAAGCGTTTCGCTTCTTCGGGGGTGTCCCGCGCCGGCTGGTGCCCGACAACCTGCGCACGGCCGTGGACCGGCCGGACCTCTACGACCCGAAGATCAACAAGTCGTATGCCGAGCTCGCGACCTACTACAGCACGCTGGTCGACCCGGCCCGCGCGGCGAAGCCGAAGGACAAACCGCGGGTTGAGCGGCCGATGCCCTATGTCCGTGACTCGTTCTGGAGCGGGCGGCAGTTCACCTCGGTCGAGCAGATGCAGGCCGAGGCCGTGACCTGGGCGAGCGGGACCGCAGGCCGCAGGCAGTGCCGGCCGCTGGGAGGGGCATCGCCGCTGGCGGTGTTCGAGGCGGTCGAGTCGGCGGCCCTGCTGCCGCTGCCGGACAAGCCGTTCGTGCTGGCCCGCTGGTCGACCGCGACCGTGGGCCCGGACATCCACATCAAGGTCGGCCGCACCCTCTACTCGGTGCCCTGGAAGCTGATCGGCCGCAAGGTCGATGTCCGCTCGACCACGACCATGGTCCAGGTCTTCCACGACGGCGACCTCGTCAAGACCCACGCCGCCCTTGACCAGGGAAAACGCACCGATTCGGGCGACTACCCGCCGGAGAAGATCGCGTTTCAGATGAAGACGCCGATGTGGTGCCGCAGCCAGGCGTCTGAGGTCGGCGACGCCTGCCGCGAGGTGATCGACCTGCTGCTGGAGGTCAACGCGCTCTACCGGCTCCGCGCGGCCCAGGGGATCCTCGGCCTGCGGAAGAAGTACGGCGACCAGCGCCTGGAGGCCGCCTGCACCAAGGCGATCACGGTCGGCGACCCGTCCTACCGCACCATCAAGGGCATCCTGATCGCCGGGACCGAGACCGACCCCGAGCCGGAGACCGGCGACGCCGGGGCCGCGGCCTTCCTCCACGGCCCCGAGGGCCTGTTCGCCGCGAGCATCCCCTCCCAGATCTCTGACGAACTCCACGACGACCCCGGTCACGATGACGCCGGCGATGCCGAGGAGGCCGCCCGATGA
- the leuC gene encoding 3-isopropylmalate dehydratase large subunit, producing the protein MGRTLAEKVWDDHVVRRAEGEPDLLFIDLHLLHEVTSPQAFEGLRQAGRKVRRLDLTIATEDHNTPTLDIDKPIADPVSRAQLETLRRNCAEFGVRLHPLGDVEQGVVHVVGPQLGLTQPGMTVVCGDSHTSTHGAFGALAFGIGTSQVEHVLATQTLPLARPKTMAITVTGELADGVTAKDLILAIIARIGTGGGQGYILEYRGEAVEKLSMEARMTICNMSIEAGARAGMIAPDQTTFDYLRGRDHAPVGEDWDAAVAYWKTLRTDEDAVFDAEVVIDGSALSPFVTWGTNPGQGAPLSASVPDPASYEDASERLAAEKALEYMGLTAGQPLRDITVDTVFVGSCTNGRIEDLRAVAGIIEGRKVADGVRMLVVPGSVRVALQAVEEGLDKVFKEAGAEWRHAGCSMCLGMNPDQLAPGERSASTSNRNFEGRQGKGGRTHLVSPQVAAATAVLGHLASPADLSAADATAGV; encoded by the coding sequence ATGGGTAGGACACTCGCGGAGAAGGTCTGGGACGACCATGTCGTCCGGCGCGCCGAGGGCGAGCCCGACCTCCTCTTCATCGATCTGCACCTGCTGCACGAGGTGACCAGCCCGCAGGCCTTCGAGGGGCTGCGCCAGGCCGGCCGCAAGGTCCGGCGCCTCGACCTCACCATCGCGACCGAGGACCACAACACCCCCACCCTCGACATCGACAAGCCGATCGCGGACCCGGTCTCCCGGGCGCAGCTGGAGACGCTGCGCAGGAACTGTGCCGAGTTCGGTGTGCGCCTGCATCCGCTGGGCGACGTCGAGCAGGGCGTGGTCCACGTCGTGGGGCCGCAGCTGGGGTTGACCCAGCCGGGCATGACGGTGGTCTGCGGTGACTCGCACACCTCCACGCACGGTGCCTTCGGTGCGCTGGCCTTCGGTATCGGCACGAGTCAGGTCGAGCACGTGCTGGCCACCCAGACCCTGCCGCTGGCCCGTCCGAAGACCATGGCGATCACGGTCACCGGCGAGCTGGCCGACGGGGTCACCGCGAAGGACCTGATCCTGGCGATCATCGCGAGGATCGGCACCGGCGGTGGCCAGGGCTACATCCTGGAGTACCGCGGCGAGGCCGTCGAGAAGCTCTCGATGGAAGCCCGCATGACCATCTGCAACATGTCGATCGAGGCCGGCGCCCGGGCGGGCATGATCGCCCCCGATCAGACCACCTTCGACTACCTCCGGGGCCGCGACCACGCCCCGGTGGGCGAGGACTGGGACGCGGCCGTCGCGTACTGGAAGACCCTGCGCACCGACGAGGACGCGGTCTTCGACGCCGAGGTCGTCATCGACGGCTCCGCGCTGTCCCCGTTCGTCACCTGGGGCACCAACCCGGGCCAGGGCGCGCCGCTGTCGGCCAGCGTCCCCGACCCGGCTTCGTACGAGGACGCTTCGGAGCGCCTCGCCGCCGAAAAGGCCCTGGAGTACATGGGGTTGACCGCCGGGCAGCCGCTGCGCGACATCACGGTCGACACCGTCTTCGTAGGTTCCTGCACCAACGGCCGCATCGAGGACCTGCGCGCCGTGGCCGGGATCATCGAGGGCCGCAAAGTCGCCGACGGGGTACGGATGCTCGTCGTTCCGGGGTCGGTCCGCGTGGCCCTCCAGGCCGTGGAAGAGGGTCTGGACAAGGTCTTCAAGGAGGCCGGGGCCGAGTGGCGGCACGCGGGCTGTTCGATGTGCCTGGGCATGAACCCCGACCAACTGGCGCCCGGTGAACGCTCCGCGTCCACCTCCAACCGCAACTTCGAGGGCCGGCAGGGCAAGGGCGGGCGTACCCACCTGGTGTCCCCGCAGGTGGCCGCCGCCACAGCGGTGCTGGGCCATCTGGCCTCGCCCGCCGACCTGTCCGCCGCCGACGCGACCGCCGGAGTCTGA